ATGCTCCCAGCATTATTATCGTGCCGTGGGCAAAGTTGCTAAAATTTAGTATAGAAAACACTAAAGAATAACCGACTGCCATAAGAGCATACACCCCACCGATAGATAACCCGGTAATCAAAGTCTGAAGAAGCACATCAAAAACCTCCCACATGTATAATTACAGGGGGCATAGCCCCCTGTAATTTAATGAGTAACATATTTTTCTACATAAATAAATTTCCCGTCTTTAACCTGCTGTATGATAGCCGGTTTATTTAAAGGATTATGGGTTGCCGGATCAATGGTGAGGTTTCCGGTAAGGACTTTTAAATCCTTTGTCTTTTCCATAGCCTCCGCTAATGCCATACCATCAAGGCTTCCCGCCCTCTTTATGGCATCTATGAGCATATATAGGGCATCGATAGCCATTACCGGATTTGGAAGAACCGGATCTTGATTAAATTTTTCTTTATACTCCTTAATGAAACCCTGAATATCTGGGTCTTCTATAGCTGTGAGATTCACAAAATACGCACCTTCTACGGCAGAACCGCCCAAGGTTACCAAATCAGGGCTTCCCCAGTTATCGCCACCGAGAAAGGTTGCTTTTATACCTAAATCCCTTGCTTGCTTTGCCGCAAGGGCAGCTTCCTTTTGTGCAGTTGGTATAAATATTACCTCAGGATTTGCCTGTTTAATTTTCCCGAGCATTGCCCTGTAGTCTAATTCTCCGCTCCTGAAAGCCTCTTTTGCAACTATATCCCCACCAATTTCCTTAAAACTATCTTCAAAATATTTTGCAAGCCAGGAAGAATAGTCGGAACCTACATCATATAATATTGCGGCTTTTTTGGCATTCAGTTTAGTATAAGCAAACTGAGCCGCAACCCTACCCTGGAAGGGGTCGATAAAGCAAACCCTGAAAGCATATTTTCTTACCTGGCCCTCCTTTGGAACCGTAACAAGGGGATTGGTAGCCGTTGTAGCTATAAAAGGAATTTTGGCTTGTTCAGTAACCGATGATATAGCATTGGATACTCCGCTCTGAGCAGGCCCTATTATTGCAATTACTTTATCCTGTTCTACCAACCTTTTAGCAGCGTTTACCGCTTCTACAGCGTCGGCTCTTGTATCGTAAGCAATTATCTTTATCTGCTTGCCGTTTATGCCGCCGCTTTTGTTGATTTTTTCTACTTCCATTTCAAGGGCATTCTTTTCCGACTGCCCCCACATAGAAGCATCACCGGTAAGAGCCACTAAATGTCCTATTTTTATAAAATCGCTTTCTTTTGACTGATTATTTTGACTACTTGTTGAAGTATTGCTGGAACAAGCTGATGTAAATATTAATAGCAATATTATTGCTATTAATAAAATGCTGATTTTTCTTGATATTTTCATTCTACCCCCTCCTTTTTTTAATATATTTTATAAACTTTGGCTTGCTTATTAAATTATATTCTTGTAATTATTATTAAATAATTATGTTATCAGATTAGCTTTTATTCTTTTTATTTATGATTCAGGGTAATTTAAAATCATCTTTGATATTATTTCTTCATACTGGAAAAGACCACCCAACCCCCCGGTATGTATGAATAATACTCTCGAACCCTTCGGTATATTTTTCTTTTTAATTATGTCTATAAGACCGTAGAAAGCCTTTCCGGTATAAACGGGGTCTAAATAAAATCCTTCTTTCCCAGCTACGTATCTAATAAAATCAATAACCTCTTTAGCAATCGTTCCATAACCGCCAAATCCATATCCGTCTATAGTTCTTTCTTCTATCTCTTTTTTAGAAATAAGATTTTCTTTAACATCAAGCATTTTTGAGGTATTTATTATAAGGTTTTCCACATCTTCCACCAGCTCTTCCTTAGGATCGCCTACACCTATACCTAAGGTTGCAACCTCCGGTTTTAACAATTTAAATCCCATAAAAATACCAGCCTGAGTCCCGCCACTGCTTGTAGAACATACTACATAATCAAAATCTATCTTCAAATTTTCACACTGTTCAATTATTTCCACAACCGCACCCAAATAACCCAAAACGCCTATTGGATTTGAACCTCCTACGGGAATTATCATAGGTTTTTTCCCTTTTTTACTTAATTCACCAGCAATTTCTTCCATATAACCCCGTAATGCACTGCTGTTAGGAACATCATAAATGTGAATATCTGCATTTAGCAATTTATTCATTAAAAGGTTTCCTTTATCTTCTTCTCTACCTCTTAATACAAGCACAACATCCATATTGAGCTTTTTAGCCGCTGCTGCCGTCTGCAGTGCATGATTTGAATGAACAGCTCCTGCAGTAATTACAGTATCACACTTTTGTTTAATAGCTTCACCCATAATGAATTCAAGCTTTCTCGTCTTGTTTCCGCCCAGTGCAAGACCGGTCAGGTCGTCTCTTTTAATATAAACTTCGACACCCAATTCCTTGCTTATATTTTCCGCATATACAATTGGTGTAGCCCCACATAAAAATTTTACCCTTGGAAATTTTTGTAACTTAAACTTTAATTCAGCAACCTCCATAAATTATCACCTCAATATAATTTTATTTAAGTATGTAGTCTATAATTCTTAATCAATCAAATTCAAAAATTCTTCAACAGGTAGTACAGGCACTTCATGTCCATCTCTACCGATTATCTTTTCTGCTGTAAAGAGGGAATCCCATACCGCTTCTTCCACCGCTTCTACCGCAGCTTGAAATGCTAAATCTACTGCATCGCAGTGATGGGAAAGGGTTTTAAATTCAATTAAATTCTCTCCGTAATGATCAATTTTATTTGCCGTTGAAAAG
This genomic window from Thermovenabulum gondwanense contains:
- a CDS encoding ABC transporter substrate-binding protein encodes the protein MKISRKISILLIAIILLLIFTSACSSNTSTSSQNNQSKESDFIKIGHLVALTGDASMWGQSEKNALEMEVEKINKSGGINGKQIKIIAYDTRADAVEAVNAAKRLVEQDKVIAIIGPAQSGVSNAISSVTEQAKIPFIATTATNPLVTVPKEGQVRKYAFRVCFIDPFQGRVAAQFAYTKLNAKKAAILYDVGSDYSSWLAKYFEDSFKEIGGDIVAKEAFRSGELDYRAMLGKIKQANPEVIFIPTAQKEAALAAKQARDLGIKATFLGGDNWGSPDLVTLGGSAVEGAYFVNLTAIEDPDIQGFIKEYKEKFNQDPVLPNPVMAIDALYMLIDAIKRAGSLDGMALAEAMEKTKDLKVLTGNLTIDPATHNPLNKPAIIQQVKDGKFIYVEKYVTH
- a CDS encoding D-cysteine desulfhydrase family protein, whose translation is MEVAELKFKLQKFPRVKFLCGATPIVYAENISKELGVEVYIKRDDLTGLALGGNKTRKLEFIMGEAIKQKCDTVITAGAVHSNHALQTAAAAKKLNMDVVLVLRGREEDKGNLLMNKLLNADIHIYDVPNSSALRGYMEEIAGELSKKGKKPMIIPVGGSNPIGVLGYLGAVVEIIEQCENLKIDFDYVVCSTSSGGTQAGIFMGFKLLKPEVATLGIGVGDPKEELVEDVENLIINTSKMLDVKENLISKKEIEERTIDGYGFGGYGTIAKEVIDFIRYVAGKEGFYLDPVYTGKAFYGLIDIIKKKNIPKGSRVLFIHTGGLGGLFQYEEIISKMILNYPES